The Tamandua tetradactyla isolate mTamTet1 chromosome 8, mTamTet1.pri, whole genome shotgun sequence genome includes a window with the following:
- the LOC143645083 gene encoding lysine-specific demethylase 4D-like → MKSEKSGTQNPSYTIMTFCPTTDEFKDFNKYIAYMESQGAHRAGLAKVIPPKEWKARQTYDDISDILIAAPLQQVASGRAGVFTQYHKKKKAMTVGEYRHLANSEKYRTPPHVDFEDLERKYWKNRLYDSPIYGADISGSLFDETTAQWNLGNLGTIQDLLEQECGVVIEGVNTPYLYFGMWKTTFAWHTEDMDLYSINYLHFGEPKTWYVVPPEHGRRLEGLARELFPGSSLGCAAFLRHKVALISPTVLKDNGIPFRRITQEAGEFMVTFPYGYHAGFNHGFNCAEAINFATPRWIDYGKVASRCTCGEAGVSFSMDAFVRILQPERYELWKQGQDRAGLDHRQPTAPAGQVLTTRREVREPPRAAQGLRHLPPRRAPRPPRPPAASGGTRGRPRVHSALPRPSAAGRRAATKPRAAAAAGICSEPGRALPPPPPPPQPGSSAPQLHPSAGRRRRGRRPRELANPESTLQPPTKRRLLDGTERTVLARNAQPQVEDVSWMENAGPQSPGIRHPAKASGCCCAPDLQPLGPPLNRDSPMHPGQCLLSLDTITVNLPNIVRLTPPNGIVPLRQFPGFSAGDCKAPVNLAVAVAMDHCYTSLILVPDEDATSSWDLECDLLGQSFT, encoded by the coding sequence ATGAAATCTGAGAAGTCTGGTACTCAGAACCCAAGCTATACAATCATGACATTCTGTCCAACCACGGATGAATTTAAAGATTTCAACAAATACATTGCTTACATGGAATCCCAAGGTGCGCACCGAGCAGGCCTGGCTAAGGTAATTCCACCCAAAGAATGGAAAGCCAGGCAGACCTACGATGATATCAGCGACATCTTAATAGCCGCTCCCCTCCAGCAGGTGGCCTCTGGACGAGCAGGTGTGTTTACTCAataccataaaaaaaagaaagccatgacCGTGGGGGAGTATCGCCACTTGGCAAACAGTGAAAAATACCGGACTCCACCACACGTGGATTTTGAAGATCTGGAGCGAAAATATTGGAAAAACCGCCTCTATGATTCACCGATTTATGGGGCTGACATCAGCGGCTCCTTATTTGACGAAACCACTGCACAGTGGAACCTTGGAAACCTGGGAACGATTCAGGACCTGCTGGAGCAGGAATGTGGAGTGGTCATCGAAGGCGTCAACACACCCTACCTGTACTTTGGCATGTGGAAGACCACCTTCGCTTGGCACACGGAGGACATGGACCTTTACAGCATCAACTACCTGCACTTCGGGGAGCCCAAAACTTGGTACGTAGTGCCCCCGGAACACGGCCGGCGCCTGGAAGGCCTGGCCAGGGAGCTTTTCCCGGGCAGTTCCCTGGGATGTGCGGCCTTCCTGCGGCACAAGGTGGCTCTCATCTCGCCCACTGTGCTCAAGGACAACGGCATTCCCTTCAGACGGATCACTCAGGAGGCTGGAGAGTTCATGGTGACGTTTCCCTACGGCTACCACGCCGGCTTCAATCACGGCTTCAACTGTGCCGAGGCGATCAATTTTGCCACCCCGCGCTGGATCGACTACGGCAAAGTGGCCTCGCGGTGCACGTGCGGGGAGGCGGGGGTCTCCTTTTCCATGGACGCCTTCGTGCGCATTCTGCAACCCGAGCGCTACGAGCTGTGGAAACAGGGGCAAGACCGGGCTGGCTTGGACCACAGGCAGCCCACGGCGCCGGCCGGCCAGGTGCTGACCACGCGGAGGGAGGTCCGAGAGCCCCCACGAGCGGCGCAGGGCTTGAGGCACCTCCCGCCCCGCCGCGCCCCGCGCCCGCCTCGGCCTCCGGCTGCGAGCGGTGGGACCCGCGGCCGACCCCGCGTGCACTCTGCGCTCCCGCGCCCCTCTGCGGCCGGCCGCCGCGCCGCCACCAAGCCCCGGGCCGCTGCCGCCGCCGGCATCTGCTCCGAGCCCGGCCGGGctctgccgccgccgccgccgccgccgcagccgGGCTCGAGCGCCCCGCAGCTCCACCCCTCAGCTGGCAGACGGCGTCGTGGTCGACGGCCTCGGGAGCTTGCGAACCCGGAATCGACCCTTCAGCCTCCCACCAAGAGACGCCTTTTGGATGGCACAGAGCGCACAGTCCTCGCCCGAAATGCTCAGCCCCAGGTTGAGGATGTATCCTGGATGGAAAATGCTGGTCCCCAAAGTCCTGGAATTCGGCACCCTGCTAAGGCTTCGGGGTGCTGCTGTGCCCCTGATCTTCAACCCTTAGGGCCCCCGCTGAATCGTGATTCACCAATGCATCCTGGCCAGTGCCTGCTATCCCTGGACACCATCACCGTGAATCTTCCTAACATTGTCCGGCTGACTCCTCCCAACGGCATTGTGCCTCTGAGACAGTTCCCCGGGTTTTCTGCTGGAGACTGCAAGGCCCCTGTGAATCTGGCTGTGGCTGTGGCCATGGACCACTGTTACACGTCTCTGATCCTAGTCCCAGACGAGGATGCTACAAGTTCCTGGGACCTAGAATGTGATCTTCTGGGCCAGAGCTTCACATAG